In the genome of Pseudobdellovibrionaceae bacterium, one region contains:
- a CDS encoding translation initiation factor IF-3 produces the protein MAQAKFQRKKKAVFQRVNGRIRVPEVRVIDHTGAMLGVISTRDALAKAREEGLDLVEVAAEAKPPTCKIMDYGQWKYDSKKQAKENRKRQKTVSLREIQVRPRTGENDLNIKLAKAREFLEEGDKVKINLRFMGREMAHKDLGLQLIEKMIKSLKDIAIVETPPKQEGRHMFAIVIEDPKITKAKALKIKEAAKAAKAAERKAQKEEKVLDGLEKPEEEEKEEKTEKEEKAPL, from the coding sequence TTGGCTCAAGCTAAGTTTCAAAGAAAGAAGAAAGCGGTTTTTCAAAGAGTAAATGGAAGAATTCGTGTTCCAGAAGTTCGTGTGATTGATCACACCGGAGCTATGTTGGGAGTTATTTCCACTCGCGATGCTTTAGCTAAAGCCCGAGAGGAGGGCTTAGATTTAGTGGAGGTGGCCGCCGAGGCAAAACCACCCACTTGTAAAATTATGGATTATGGTCAATGGAAATATGATTCTAAAAAACAAGCCAAAGAAAATCGTAAAAGACAAAAAACGGTTTCGTTAAGAGAAATTCAAGTAAGACCACGCACTGGAGAAAATGATCTTAATATTAAATTAGCTAAAGCGCGTGAATTTTTAGAAGAAGGCGATAAAGTTAAAATTAATTTGCGTTTTATGGGCCGTGAAATGGCACATAAAGATTTAGGATTACAGTTAATTGAAAAAATGATTAAATCTTTAAAAGATATCGCTATTGTCGAAACACCTCCCAAGCAAGAAGGTCGACATATGTTTGCTATTGTTATAGAAGATCCTAAAATTACTAAAGCTAAAGCTTTAAAAATAAAAGAGGCAGCAAAAGCGGCAAAAGCTGCAGAAAGAAAGGCGCAAAAAGAAGAAAAAGTATTAGATGGTTTAGAAAAACCAGAAGAAGAAGAAAAAGAAGAAAAAACAGAAAAAGAAGAAAAAGCACCATTGTAA
- a CDS encoding type 2 isopentenyl-diphosphate Delta-isomerase: MDISQFENRKEDHIRLALDEANQARVDFNQWKQVDLLHEALVDLDFSEVSLSSTILNRTEKTPFFISSMTAGHGSSLAINLALAKACVKKSWFMGVGSQRKELSDNSLEKASIKEWELVRAQVPEVQLLANIGISQLISNPIEKIKALITSTNARALIVHLNSLQEVLQVEGTPEFKNSAKAIENVCKSLKVPVIIKETGCGFSKSTLLKLSTLGVSAVDVAGFGGTHWGLIEGARAKQGSLQERASQTFASWGVSTVQSLLGALEVNKNLKTPLEYWASGGIRNGLEAAKALALGATAVGFAQPILKALQISEEQLLVKMDLLEYELKIALFCTGCKNIIELKDKVVLKSI; the protein is encoded by the coding sequence ATGGATATTTCACAGTTTGAAAATAGAAAAGAAGATCATATTCGATTAGCTTTAGACGAAGCTAATCAAGCTCGTGTAGATTTTAATCAGTGGAAACAAGTGGATCTACTACATGAGGCCTTAGTGGATTTGGATTTTTCCGAAGTGAGTTTAAGCTCTACCATTTTAAATCGCACAGAAAAAACGCCATTTTTTATTAGTTCTATGACCGCGGGGCATGGGTCTTCTTTAGCTATTAACTTAGCCTTAGCAAAAGCTTGTGTAAAAAAATCTTGGTTTATGGGAGTGGGATCACAAAGAAAAGAGCTTTCGGATAATAGCCTTGAAAAAGCGTCTATTAAAGAGTGGGAGTTAGTTAGAGCCCAAGTTCCCGAGGTACAATTGTTAGCCAATATTGGTATTAGTCAGCTTATTTCTAACCCCATAGAAAAAATTAAGGCCTTAATTACCTCCACCAATGCTAGAGCTTTAATTGTGCATTTAAATAGTTTACAAGAGGTTTTGCAGGTAGAGGGTACACCAGAGTTTAAAAACTCCGCTAAAGCTATAGAAAATGTTTGTAAGTCTTTAAAAGTTCCAGTGATTATTAAAGAAACGGGTTGTGGGTTTTCTAAAAGCACTTTATTAAAACTTTCCACCTTAGGCGTTTCTGCTGTGGATGTGGCCGGTTTTGGAGGCACTCACTGGGGTTTAATAGAAGGGGCTAGAGCCAAGCAAGGTAGCTTGCAAGAACGCGCCTCGCAAACTTTTGCGTCTTGGGGAGTAAGCACTGTACAAAGTTTACTTGGAGCATTGGAAGTTAACAAAAATCTTAAAACTCCTTTAGAGTATTGGGCTTCGGGAGGAATTAGGAATGGTTTAGAAGCCGCTAAAGCTTTAGCCTTAGGCGCCACTGCGGTGGGTTTTGCTCAACCTATTTTAAAAGCTTTACAAATTAGTGAAGAACAGTTGCTAGTTAAAATGGACTTATTAGAATATGAATTAAAGATAGCTTTATTTTGCACAGGTTGTAAAAATATTATAGAGTTAAAAGATAAAGTGGTATTAAAATCTATTTAA
- the thrS gene encoding threonine--tRNA ligase — MSKISVILPDNSIKSFDKAPSVLEVAESIGSRLAKDTLGAKINSNNEVQDLRTRLMDQDTIKIITKTSPESLDILRHSAAHVLAQAVQFIWPEIKVTIGPVIDSGFYYDFDSPYVFVEEDLVKIEKKMKELIKSKLPVAKEVWAIDKAIDYFKNKKELFKVEIIQDLKTKGFNEVSIYKQGDWLDLCKGPHVQHLGQISSIKLLSVAGAYWKGDENNKQLQRIYGTAFGSEKDLQAHLHLLEEAKKRDHRILGKKLDLFFFHPYSPGAPFFTPKGTVIYNELTNYLKELYKKYNYEEVISPQIFDVDLYHKSGHYENYRENMYFTEVDKRPFSVKPMNCPGHCLIYSQKRHSYRDLPWRIADFGRLHRYERSGTMHGLSRVRSFCQDDAHIFCRLDQLQAEICSFMNFLKEVYQSLGMNEYKIYLSTRPAKRMGSDEAWNKSEEALKQALDALQLPYEINEGDGAFYGPKLDIVFIDSMKRPWQLGTLQCDFNMPEAFKLSYVGEDNENHQPIMLHRAILGSLERFLATYLEHTAGRLALWMSPVQIAICNLTDKNKAYAESINKEIKKHFRTFLDTRNEKLGFKIREAQINQVPYMIIVGDKEEASKEVSLRLRTGESISNLTIKEVVEKLKQEKQTRMMDSIFIEA, encoded by the coding sequence ATGTCTAAAATTTCTGTTATTTTACCGGATAATTCTATTAAAAGTTTTGATAAAGCACCCAGTGTTTTAGAAGTGGCAGAAAGCATTGGTTCGCGTTTAGCTAAAGATACTTTGGGTGCGAAAATTAATTCTAATAATGAAGTGCAAGATTTACGAACGCGGTTAATGGATCAAGACACTATTAAAATAATTACTAAAACCTCTCCAGAAAGTTTAGATATTTTAAGACATTCTGCAGCTCATGTATTAGCCCAAGCCGTACAATTTATATGGCCAGAAATTAAAGTCACTATTGGCCCTGTTATTGATTCAGGGTTTTATTATGATTTCGACTCTCCTTATGTATTTGTAGAAGAAGACCTTGTTAAAATAGAAAAAAAAATGAAAGAACTAATCAAGTCTAAATTACCAGTGGCTAAAGAAGTTTGGGCTATTGATAAAGCTATTGATTATTTTAAAAACAAAAAAGAATTATTTAAAGTAGAAATTATTCAAGATTTAAAAACTAAAGGTTTTAATGAAGTTAGTATTTATAAACAAGGCGACTGGTTAGATTTATGTAAAGGCCCTCATGTACAGCATTTGGGTCAAATCTCTAGTATAAAGTTATTAAGTGTTGCAGGGGCTTATTGGAAAGGGGATGAAAATAATAAACAGTTACAGCGCATTTATGGAACGGCTTTTGGCTCGGAAAAAGATTTACAAGCGCATTTACATTTATTAGAAGAAGCAAAAAAAAGAGACCACCGTATATTAGGAAAAAAATTAGATTTATTCTTTTTTCATCCATACTCTCCAGGTGCTCCTTTTTTCACACCAAAAGGAACGGTAATTTATAACGAGTTAACAAATTATTTAAAAGAACTTTATAAAAAGTATAATTATGAGGAAGTGATTAGCCCTCAAATTTTTGATGTCGATTTATATCACAAATCGGGGCATTATGAAAATTATAGAGAAAATATGTATTTTACAGAAGTAGATAAACGACCTTTTTCTGTTAAACCAATGAACTGCCCGGGGCATTGCTTAATCTATTCTCAAAAACGACACTCTTATAGAGACTTGCCATGGAGAATTGCAGATTTTGGAAGACTTCATCGTTATGAAAGAAGTGGAACTATGCATGGTTTATCTAGGGTAAGAAGTTTTTGCCAAGATGATGCTCATATTTTTTGTCGATTAGATCAACTACAAGCAGAAATTTGTTCTTTTATGAATTTTTTAAAAGAAGTTTATCAAAGTTTAGGTATGAATGAGTATAAAATTTATTTATCCACTCGTCCTGCAAAGCGTATGGGAAGCGATGAAGCTTGGAATAAGTCAGAAGAAGCTTTAAAACAAGCTTTAGATGCTTTACAATTACCTTATGAAATTAATGAAGGCGATGGAGCTTTTTATGGCCCTAAATTAGATATTGTGTTTATTGATTCTATGAAGCGCCCTTGGCAGTTAGGAACTTTACAGTGTGATTTTAATATGCCAGAGGCTTTTAAGTTGTCTTATGTGGGCGAGGATAACGAAAATCACCAACCTATTATGCTTCATCGAGCCATTTTAGGTTCTTTAGAAAGATTTTTAGCCACTTATTTAGAACACACTGCTGGAAGATTGGCTTTATGGATGAGTCCAGTACAAATTGCTATTTGCAATTTAACGGATAAAAATAAAGCTTATGCAGAAAGTATTAATAAAGAAATTAAAAAACATTTTAGAACATTTTTAGATACTAGAAATGAAAAGCTAGGGTTTAAAATTAGAGAAGCACAAATTAACCAAGTTCCTTATATGATTATTGTTGGAGATAAAGAAGAAGCTTCTAAAGAGGTGTCTTTGCGTTTACGAACTGGTGAAAGCATAAGTAATTTAACTATAAAAGAAGTTGTAGAAAAATTAAAACAAGAAAAGCAAACTAGAATGATGGATTCTATTTTTATAGAAGCCTAA
- a CDS encoding hydroxymethylglutaryl-CoA reductase, degradative, producing the protein MSNYHLEGFSKLSRSERFEKLLQLGCLTQKDIQLLQGPYPIPVELADNFIENVIGYFPMPFGVATHFCIDNKDYIIPMVVEETSIIAAASKTAKWIKAKGKISTESLGSLSIGQIQISKVTDFNTFKNILEKNKLQLIEQANTKVAHGLVARGGGVVNLEIRKVNAMAVVHVLVDTCEAMGANIINQVCEFLKTPIEQLTSEKVSMCILTNLVDTKLVKAKVQLKEINPELGKKIEEASRFAEEDPYRAATNNKGVLNGIDPILLATGNDWRAVEAGIHSYASASGSYSSIT; encoded by the coding sequence ATGTCAAATTACCATTTAGAGGGTTTTTCTAAATTAAGTCGATCAGAAAGGTTTGAAAAACTTTTACAACTAGGTTGTTTAACACAAAAAGATATTCAACTTTTACAAGGGCCTTATCCTATTCCTGTGGAACTTGCCGATAACTTTATTGAAAATGTTATTGGTTATTTTCCAATGCCTTTTGGTGTAGCTACTCATTTTTGCATTGATAATAAAGATTATATTATCCCTATGGTAGTAGAAGAAACTTCTATTATTGCCGCTGCTAGTAAAACAGCAAAATGGATTAAGGCTAAAGGAAAAATCAGTACAGAAAGTTTGGGTTCGCTTTCTATTGGGCAAATTCAAATTTCTAAAGTAACAGATTTTAATACTTTTAAAAATATTTTAGAAAAAAATAAGTTACAATTAATTGAACAAGCCAATACAAAGGTTGCTCATGGTTTAGTTGCTCGTGGAGGAGGGGTGGTTAATTTAGAAATTAGAAAAGTAAATGCTATGGCTGTTGTTCATGTACTAGTGGATACTTGCGAAGCTATGGGTGCTAATATTATTAACCAAGTTTGTGAGTTTTTAAAAACTCCTATTGAACAATTAACTTCAGAAAAAGTAAGTATGTGTATTTTAACTAATTTAGTAGATACAAAATTAGTTAAAGCAAAGGTTCAGTTAAAAGAAATAAACCCCGAATTAGGTAAAAAAATTGAAGAGGCTTCTCGCTTTGCAGAAGAAGACCCTTATAGAGCAGCGACTAATAACAAAGGGGTGCTAAACGGTATTGACCCTATATTATTAGCCACAGGTAATGATTGGAGAGCCGTAGAAGCAGGCATACACAGCTATGCTAGCGCCTCTGGAAGTTATAGTTCTATTACT
- a CDS encoding Glu/Leu/Phe/Val dehydrogenase, whose amino-acid sequence MKLSILISVLVFLETNIVLAAGFSCQKLFFDQKTDRIVSQKNTSNQESDSFYNNFLIPIKALQKKFFSLKESDKLTQLLNSPKILNLEFPLTLDNGKTEIIKAWRIQYPSVNGPGKGGIRFHESVSTMEVRALALGMRLKNKVIGLPFGGAKGGVKIDPKKYSQNELEKISRLFISTFLNKHPKNIGLLNDVPAPDVGTNPKIMKVMLDEFLYWSLKNKPKSLDFKSVDTQYMEKNTVSVLKVMYKALGKYKNKNAFETPLLDAYIQFTKNHPEHKAILAGFITGKSISDFGLKGREEATGYGVAALAETVARSYKLGTNDIRPLTNLSFAVQGFGNVGSHAALGFYKRGGKVVSLFEFSPRADGKNFLILENKEGINIKKLFKWVVEEKKSIAEFSEPFLTKTAFYNQELALNKLLVKQVDFLVPAALEKQITKKNAHLVNAKIILEAANGPVTAKADKVLNQKNIIMVPDILANSGGVRASYLEWVQNLTQTPAQYATQKFVRKDLEKELAFGFQNVAQIAKRNNISLREASLLFALKQWVKEPVSAR is encoded by the coding sequence ATGAAATTATCTATTTTAATCAGTGTGCTAGTGTTTTTAGAGACTAATATAGTTTTAGCTGCTGGTTTTAGTTGTCAAAAATTATTTTTTGATCAAAAAACAGACAGAATAGTGTCTCAAAAAAATACAAGCAATCAAGAAAGTGATAGTTTTTATAACAATTTTTTAATACCTATTAAAGCCTTACAAAAGAAATTTTTTTCTCTTAAAGAAAGCGACAAATTAACCCAGCTTTTAAATTCTCCTAAAATTTTAAACTTAGAGTTTCCATTAACTTTAGATAACGGAAAAACAGAAATTATAAAAGCATGGCGAATACAATACCCTAGTGTTAATGGCCCTGGAAAGGGAGGAATTCGTTTTCATGAATCAGTAAGTACCATGGAAGTAAGAGCATTAGCTTTAGGAATGCGTCTTAAAAATAAAGTAATAGGTTTGCCTTTTGGAGGAGCTAAGGGTGGGGTTAAAATTGACCCTAAAAAATACTCTCAAAATGAATTAGAAAAAATCAGTCGATTATTTATTAGTACTTTTTTAAATAAACATCCTAAAAATATTGGTTTATTAAATGATGTTCCAGCTCCTGATGTGGGAACTAATCCTAAAATAATGAAAGTTATGTTAGATGAATTTTTATATTGGTCTTTAAAAAACAAACCAAAAAGTTTAGATTTTAAATCAGTAGATACTCAGTATATGGAAAAAAATACAGTTTCTGTGTTAAAAGTAATGTATAAAGCATTAGGTAAATATAAAAATAAAAACGCTTTTGAAACGCCTTTGCTAGATGCGTATATTCAATTTACAAAAAATCACCCAGAACATAAAGCCATATTAGCGGGTTTTATTACAGGAAAATCCATTTCTGATTTTGGGTTAAAAGGTCGTGAAGAAGCCACAGGTTATGGAGTAGCTGCTTTGGCCGAAACGGTAGCTCGTTCTTATAAATTAGGTACTAATGATATAAGACCTTTAACCAATTTAAGCTTTGCGGTTCAAGGTTTTGGTAATGTGGGTTCTCACGCAGCTTTAGGTTTTTATAAAAGAGGAGGAAAGGTGGTTAGCCTTTTTGAATTTTCTCCTAGAGCCGATGGAAAAAACTTTCTTATCTTAGAAAATAAAGAGGGAATTAACATAAAAAAACTTTTTAAATGGGTAGTAGAAGAGAAAAAAAGCATTGCCGAATTTTCCGAGCCATTTTTAACAAAAACGGCATTTTATAATCAAGAATTGGCTTTAAATAAATTATTGGTTAAGCAGGTAGACTTTTTAGTTCCAGCCGCTTTAGAAAAACAAATTACTAAAAAAAATGCTCATTTAGTAAATGCTAAAATAATTTTAGAAGCTGCCAATGGTCCGGTTACTGCTAAAGCAGATAAAGTTTTAAATCAAAAAAACATTATAATGGTTCCAGATATTTTAGCTAATTCCGGTGGTGTTAGGGCAAGTTATTTGGAGTGGGTACAAAATTTAACCCAAACTCCTGCCCAATATGCAACACAAAAGTTTGTTCGTAAGGACTTAGAAAAAGAACTCGCTTTTGGTTTTCAAAATGTAGCACAAATTGCTAAAAGAAATAATATTTCTCTGCGAGAGGCGAGCTTGTTATTTGCCTTAAAACAATGGGTAAAAGAGCCTGTTTCTGCTAGGTAA
- a CDS encoding alanine:cation symporter family protein, with product MLYPIYSIFSFLFFSLLSKNSYAGIDDSINQITSPIAKAFGDFVFFKISLWGAELPIVVILLVISAFIFTFYMNFINLRGFKHAIELISGKHDKKTAEGEISHFQALMTAISGTVGIGNIAGVAVAISVGGVGATFWMIVAGFLGMSTKFVECTLGVKYRKHNADSSFSGGPMYYLTYGLAELNFPKLGRFLGIFFAAGIVLGALGIGNMFQSNQAFVQLNVIAGGLLDNYGWLVGFIFAFMVFIVIVGGIKSIAKVTEKMVPFMAVLYCISAIIVIAMNAEFLPQAISNIFSGAFSSQGITGGALGAMIVGFQRAVFSNEAGIGSASIAHAAVKTDQPITEGIVAILGPFIDTLIICTLTALVISVVSVAQPGFAGDAVGIAMTSAAFESQISWFPYPIALAGLLFAFSTMISWSYYGLKGWTYLFGEDKQLAYKLIFCVFVMLGCMVKLKPILDISDALVFLICIPNIIGLYMLAPTVKKDLKTYWLNKQ from the coding sequence ATGCTCTATCCCATTTACTCTATTTTTAGTTTTTTGTTTTTTAGCTTATTAAGTAAAAATAGTTATGCAGGTATTGACGACAGTATTAATCAAATTACTTCTCCCATTGCCAAAGCTTTTGGTGATTTTGTGTTTTTTAAAATAAGTTTATGGGGTGCAGAGCTACCTATTGTTGTTATCTTGCTTGTTATTAGCGCTTTTATTTTTACTTTTTATATGAATTTTATTAACCTTCGTGGTTTTAAACATGCCATAGAATTAATTTCTGGAAAGCATGACAAAAAAACCGCTGAAGGAGAAATATCACACTTCCAAGCCTTGATGACCGCCATCTCTGGAACTGTAGGTATCGGAAACATTGCCGGTGTTGCTGTGGCCATTAGTGTGGGAGGTGTGGGTGCTACATTTTGGATGATTGTTGCAGGTTTTTTGGGCATGTCTACTAAGTTTGTAGAATGCACTTTGGGTGTTAAGTACCGAAAACATAATGCAGACTCTTCTTTCTCGGGAGGGCCCATGTATTACTTAACTTATGGACTAGCCGAATTAAACTTTCCTAAACTGGGTCGTTTTCTTGGTATATTTTTCGCCGCAGGAATAGTTTTAGGAGCTTTGGGCATTGGTAATATGTTTCAATCTAACCAAGCCTTTGTACAATTAAATGTTATTGCCGGTGGCCTTTTAGATAACTATGGCTGGCTAGTGGGTTTTATTTTTGCCTTTATGGTTTTTATAGTTATTGTTGGAGGTATTAAATCCATCGCCAAAGTAACAGAAAAAATGGTGCCTTTTATGGCGGTGCTGTATTGCATTTCTGCTATTATAGTTATTGCTATGAATGCTGAATTTTTACCACAAGCCATTAGTAATATTTTTAGTGGAGCCTTTTCTTCGCAAGGAATAACTGGTGGTGCTTTAGGTGCAATGATTGTAGGTTTTCAACGCGCAGTATTTTCTAACGAAGCAGGTATTGGTTCTGCCTCTATTGCTCATGCCGCCGTAAAAACCGATCAACCCATTACCGAAGGTATAGTTGCTATCTTAGGCCCTTTTATTGACACCCTTATTATTTGCACCCTTACCGCCTTAGTTATCTCGGTAGTTTCTGTAGCCCAACCAGGATTTGCTGGTGATGCTGTGGGTATTGCCATGACTTCTGCCGCTTTTGAAAGCCAAATTTCTTGGTTTCCTTACCCTATTGCCTTAGCAGGTTTGCTTTTTGCTTTTTCTACCATGATATCTTGGTCTTATTACGGTTTAAAAGGTTGGACTTATTTATTTGGCGAAGATAAGCAACTGGCTTACAAATTAATTTTTTGTGTTTTTGTTATGCTAGGTTGCATGGTTAAACTAAAACCCATCTTAGATATATCTGATGCTTTAGTATTTTTAATTTGTATACCTAATATTATTGGGCTGTATATGTTGGCGCCTACTGTAAAAAAAGATTTAAAAACTTACTGGTTAAACAAACAGTAA
- the rpmI gene encoding 50S ribosomal protein L35: MKTHRGAAKRFRVKPGGKIKRKKQGLRHLLENKSAPRKRALGQGTYVDDANLKAVQRQLLVK, from the coding sequence ATGAAAACCCATCGTGGTGCTGCCAAACGCTTTCGCGTTAAACCTGGCGGAAAAATCAAAAGAAAAAAGCAAGGTCTTAGGCATTTATTAGAAAATAAGTCCGCTCCCAGAAAAAGAGCTTTGGGGCAAGGCACTTATGTGGATGATGCCAATTTAAAAGCCGTTCAAAGACAATTATTAGTTAAATAA
- the rplT gene encoding 50S ribosomal protein L20, which produces MRVKRGFVARRRRNKVLDRAKGYRGSNSNCYITAVEKNDKAMQYAYRDRKVRKRDFRGLWIQRINAAARLNGVTYSQLINGLKIAGIDINRKMLAEVAVADSNAFAALVKQAQA; this is translated from the coding sequence ATGAGAGTAAAAAGAGGTTTTGTAGCCCGTCGGCGTCGTAATAAAGTTTTAGATAGAGCAAAAGGTTATCGTGGTTCTAATAGTAATTGTTATATTACTGCTGTGGAAAAAAATGATAAAGCCATGCAGTATGCTTATCGAGATAGAAAAGTTAGAAAGCGAGATTTTAGAGGGCTTTGGATTCAAAGAATCAATGCAGCTGCTCGTTTAAATGGAGTGACTTATTCGCAATTAATTAATGGTTTAAAAATTGCGGGCATCGATATAAATCGTAAAATGCTTGCCGAGGTGGCCGTGGCCGACTCCAATGCCTTTGCCGCTTTAGTTAAGCAAGCACAGGCCTAG